One stretch of Roseimicrobium sp. ORNL1 DNA includes these proteins:
- a CDS encoding NADH-quinone oxidoreductase subunit N, with protein MSPLSLELALGVLGLVLLLVEAFTRVPRKTLAYGALGGLTLALIILISGGASAQVPHMETFYAVDSLALFYKGLVLVATIATIVLSLEYAPVVNQYVATNPEKHKEAGLGEFFSLPVFVCVGMMVMASAKDIITIFVALELVTVSFYVLVAYMRRSASSLEAGVKYLILGALSTGLLIYGLSWLYGMTGGLTLEEIAHSLQHWEGSTAPLLFAAALVIAGLGFKVGAVPFHIWVPDVYQGAPTPVTAFLSVGSKAAGFVVLTRVVETFVAEGSAIAQPISHVLLVLGGATILLGNLAAIAQTNFKRLLAYSSIAHAGYLIVVLGCLHTANTGLTSGEIAAFYLATYLPMTFICFLLLSTARAQGLGEEIASLRGLALSNPKLGMAVTLALASLAGLPLTAGFMGKFLVIFATVLDGAYAYLVIAVIGAAVGFYYYFRVILSLYSKVDGEAAPAKLKLGLPSAILLAVFTASIVVMGVYPDSIRNALRGKADAKAAQVAVTEKR; from the coding sequence ATGTCACCGCTCTCTCTGGAACTCGCTCTTGGTGTGCTCGGCCTTGTGCTGCTGCTGGTGGAGGCATTCACCCGCGTGCCGCGCAAGACGCTTGCCTACGGTGCGCTCGGAGGTCTCACGTTGGCATTGATCATTCTCATCTCCGGTGGGGCGAGCGCTCAGGTTCCACACATGGAGACCTTCTACGCGGTCGACAGCCTTGCGCTCTTCTACAAGGGACTCGTGCTCGTGGCGACGATTGCCACCATCGTGCTCTCTCTGGAATACGCTCCGGTGGTGAACCAGTATGTGGCCACCAACCCCGAGAAGCACAAGGAAGCGGGTCTCGGTGAGTTCTTCAGCCTGCCGGTCTTCGTTTGCGTGGGCATGATGGTCATGGCCTCGGCCAAGGACATCATCACCATCTTCGTGGCTCTCGAACTGGTGACGGTGAGCTTCTACGTGCTGGTGGCCTACATGCGGCGCAGCGCTTCCTCCCTGGAAGCCGGCGTGAAGTATCTGATTCTCGGTGCTCTCAGCACAGGCCTTCTCATCTACGGCCTCTCCTGGCTGTACGGCATGACCGGCGGACTGACGCTGGAAGAAATCGCCCACTCGCTCCAGCATTGGGAGGGCAGCACGGCACCTCTGCTCTTTGCCGCTGCGCTGGTGATTGCAGGCCTCGGATTCAAGGTGGGCGCTGTGCCCTTCCACATCTGGGTGCCGGACGTGTATCAAGGCGCCCCTACTCCGGTGACGGCATTCCTTTCCGTGGGTTCCAAGGCAGCAGGCTTCGTCGTCCTTACCCGCGTGGTGGAGACTTTTGTTGCGGAAGGTTCCGCCATTGCCCAGCCCATTTCACACGTGCTGCTCGTGCTCGGCGGCGCTACCATCCTTCTCGGAAACCTGGCCGCGATTGCCCAGACGAACTTCAAGCGCCTGCTCGCGTATTCGAGCATCGCCCATGCGGGTTACCTGATTGTCGTGCTGGGATGCCTGCACACCGCGAACACAGGGCTGACCTCCGGTGAGATCGCCGCCTTCTACCTGGCCACCTACCTGCCGATGACTTTCATCTGCTTCCTGCTTCTGAGCACCGCGCGCGCCCAGGGTCTGGGAGAAGAAATTGCCAGCCTGCGCGGTCTCGCGCTGAGCAATCCGAAGCTGGGCATGGCTGTCACCCTCGCGCTCGCCTCGCTGGCCGGTCTTCCGCTGACCGCTGGTTTCATGGGCAAGTTCCTCGTCATCTTCGCCACGGTGCTGGATGGCGCCTATGCCTACCTCGTGATTGCCGTCATCGGCGCCGCGGTTGGTTTCTATTATTACTTCCGAGTCATCCTCTCGCTCTACTCCAAGGTCGACGGCGAGGCCGCTCCCGCGAAACTCAAGCTGGGACTTCCCTCGGCCATTCTGCTCGCGGTCTTCACCGCCAGCATTGTGGTGATGGGTGTCTATCCAGATTCCATCCGCAACGCCCTTCGTGGCAAAGCCGACGCCAAAGCCGCTCAGGTGGCCGTGACGGAGAAGCGATAA
- the nuoL gene encoding NADH-quinone oxidoreductase subunit L: protein MNLSPETLSGVVLLLPLASAVVITLLHGVLKNTAHLISTGVSIIMFLCALIFLGANDNKEPLVLYPFLKAGVFQANIGFIIDAQSKGMLFIVTFIGMLVHIYSTSYMKDDSAKARYFGALSLFMFSMNGIVLADNLVMMFLFWELVGVSSYLLIGHWFTKPEASDAAKKAFITNRVGDFGFMLGMLILFGAVGASGWGNEGVLSFSAMKDSMEVSNSGLKAFSFNQQGLFTLACIGLFLGAMGKSAQAPLHVWLPDAMEGPTPVSALIHAATMVAAGVYMLVRVFFLLEASHLALEIISWVGGITALMAALMATQQNDIKKVLAYSTLSQLGYMVMAVGLHAPNEGMFHLYTHAFFKALLFLGAGAVIHSCHHEQDIWKMGGLAKKMPVTFYTFVIGTAALMGVPFITSGFWSKEGILTAAYPHDGHGSWPLFFMGLFTAVLTAYYMTRLVVVTFLGKGRTKYADHAHESPLVMIIPLAVLAVPSLISAVPWVSGTLSAMVPHHEHTNWVVMVLSIVALAVGAFFGFTTYKGKDKDPVNIPLFANKFYWDEFYAGLVKYAQDRFAWIINGIESIVVDGLTVRLPAALARSSGNALRRIQSGGLQAYTFVLGLGIVIAVYLAVYATSKN, encoded by the coding sequence ATGAACCTCTCTCCCGAAACCCTCTCAGGTGTGGTCCTGCTGTTGCCGCTGGCATCGGCGGTGGTCATCACCTTGCTGCATGGGGTGCTGAAGAATACCGCGCACCTCATCTCCACGGGGGTGTCGATCATCATGTTCCTTTGCGCGCTGATTTTCCTGGGCGCCAACGACAACAAGGAGCCGCTGGTGCTGTATCCCTTTCTGAAGGCAGGCGTCTTCCAGGCGAACATCGGTTTCATCATCGATGCGCAGAGCAAGGGGATGCTCTTCATTGTGACTTTCATCGGCATGCTCGTGCACATCTACAGCACGAGCTACATGAAGGATGACTCCGCAAAAGCGCGCTACTTCGGCGCACTGTCGCTCTTCATGTTCTCCATGAACGGCATCGTGCTGGCGGACAACTTGGTGATGATGTTCCTCTTCTGGGAACTGGTGGGCGTGAGTTCCTACCTGCTCATCGGCCACTGGTTCACCAAGCCTGAAGCGAGCGATGCCGCGAAGAAGGCTTTCATCACGAACCGCGTCGGCGACTTCGGGTTCATGCTGGGCATGTTGATTCTGTTTGGCGCGGTCGGTGCTTCGGGGTGGGGGAACGAAGGGGTGCTTTCCTTCTCGGCGATGAAGGATTCAATGGAGGTGTCCAACAGCGGTTTGAAGGCTTTCTCGTTCAACCAGCAGGGCCTCTTCACGCTGGCCTGCATTGGTCTCTTCCTTGGCGCCATGGGCAAGAGCGCGCAGGCCCCCCTGCATGTGTGGCTTCCGGATGCCATGGAAGGCCCCACGCCGGTGTCCGCCCTCATCCACGCTGCGACCATGGTGGCGGCCGGGGTGTACATGCTGGTGCGCGTGTTCTTCCTGCTTGAGGCGAGCCACCTTGCCTTGGAGATCATTTCTTGGGTCGGCGGCATCACCGCGCTGATGGCGGCCTTGATGGCCACGCAGCAGAATGACATCAAGAAGGTGCTGGCGTATTCCACGCTCTCGCAGCTGGGCTACATGGTCATGGCCGTCGGTCTGCATGCTCCAAATGAAGGCATGTTCCACCTGTACACGCACGCGTTCTTCAAGGCGCTGCTGTTCCTCGGCGCTGGCGCTGTGATTCACTCCTGCCACCATGAGCAGGACATCTGGAAAATGGGCGGTCTCGCGAAGAAGATGCCTGTGACCTTCTACACGTTTGTCATTGGTACCGCAGCTCTCATGGGCGTGCCGTTTATCACCAGTGGTTTCTGGAGCAAGGAAGGCATCCTCACCGCTGCGTATCCGCACGACGGACACGGAAGCTGGCCGCTGTTCTTCATGGGACTCTTCACGGCAGTGCTCACTGCTTACTACATGACCCGTTTGGTGGTAGTAACCTTCTTGGGCAAGGGCCGCACCAAGTATGCGGACCATGCGCATGAGTCCCCGCTGGTGATGATCATTCCGCTGGCCGTGCTCGCTGTGCCCTCGCTCATCTCGGCTGTTCCATGGGTTTCTGGCACTCTGAGCGCCATGGTGCCTCATCATGAGCACACGAACTGGGTGGTCATGGTTCTCTCCATTGTCGCCTTGGCAGTGGGTGCCTTCTTCGGATTCACCACTTACAAGGGCAAGGACAAGGACCCGGTCAACATCCCGCTCTTCGCGAACAAGTTCTACTGGGATGAGTTCTATGCTGGATTGGTGAAATACGCGCAGGACCGCTTCGCGTGGATCATCAATGGCATCGAGAGCATCGTCGTGGATGGCCTCACCGTGCGCCTGCCTGCCGCGCTGGCCAGGTCCTCCGGCAACGCACTGCGCCGCATCCAGAGCGGTGGCCTGCAGGCCTACACCTTTGTTCTCGGTCTGGGCATCGTGATCGCAGTGTATCTGGCGGTGTACGCCACTTCCAAGAATTAA
- a CDS encoding NADH-quinone oxidoreductase subunit J — MPSVLFYLFAAITLVFGLLVVVLRNPVASALSLVVSFVGLAALFVSLDAYFIGIIQILVYAGAVMVLFLFIVMLLDIRAEELKKVNALPVVGGALLAIVFVAQLGSILANFDKGRTKLADVPVQFQHASRAQALPGVKRDLERESLPDAKLVGQALFQRYPFQIQLVGVLLLVGTVGVVILSKREVN, encoded by the coding sequence ATGCCGTCCGTGTTGTTTTACCTCTTTGCTGCGATAACGCTGGTCTTCGGCCTGCTGGTCGTGGTGCTGCGTAATCCGGTGGCCAGCGCGCTCTCCCTGGTGGTGAGCTTCGTGGGTCTCGCGGCGCTCTTCGTGAGCCTGGACGCCTACTTCATCGGCATCATCCAGATCCTCGTGTATGCCGGCGCGGTGATGGTGCTGTTCCTTTTCATCGTCATGCTTCTGGATATCAGGGCAGAGGAGTTGAAAAAGGTGAATGCCCTCCCGGTGGTGGGTGGTGCTCTGCTTGCCATCGTCTTCGTAGCCCAGCTTGGAAGCATTCTGGCCAACTTCGACAAGGGGCGCACGAAGCTCGCTGATGTGCCTGTGCAGTTCCAGCACGCCTCACGCGCCCAGGCGCTTCCTGGTGTGAAGCGGGATCTTGAGCGTGAGTCTCTGCCCGATGCCAAGCTGGTGGGTCAGGCCCTCTTCCAGCGTTACCCTTTCCAGATTCAGCTCGTCGGTGTGCTCCTGCTTGTCGGCACCGTGGGCGTGGTCATCCTCAGCAAGCGTGAAGTGAACTAG
- a CDS encoding VOC family protein, whose protein sequence is MSRLVFITLPVADLPKSTAFYSALGFDHNSQYSDDTASCIVVSDVIHVMLLTHAKFTSFTPKTICDTRTSTEMLVSLSCSSREEVDGLVAKALSAGGTTQGKPEDDAFMYQHDFSDPDGHQWGLFHMKAMPPQ, encoded by the coding sequence ATGAGCCGACTCGTTTTCATAACTCTGCCTGTAGCTGACCTGCCCAAGTCCACGGCCTTCTACAGCGCGTTGGGCTTTGACCACAATTCCCAGTACTCCGATGACACCGCTTCATGCATTGTCGTCAGCGATGTCATTCATGTCATGCTGCTGACGCACGCGAAGTTCACCAGTTTCACGCCCAAGACGATCTGTGACACGAGGACGAGCACCGAAATGCTGGTCTCCCTCAGTTGTTCGAGCCGGGAGGAAGTCGACGGACTGGTCGCGAAAGCATTGAGCGCCGGCGGCACGACCCAGGGGAAGCCGGAGGACGACGCCTTCATGTACCAGCACGACTTTTCCGACCCCGATGGACACCAGTGGGGGCTCTTCCATATGAAAGCAATGCCCCCGCAATGA
- a CDS encoding SHD1 domain-containing protein, translating to MNKTLVPWAALSLSLALSPLAGARTFTDKNGRSMEAEIVAKQGDQVRIKRTDGQQFTVPATTFSPADQEYIRAWQAPGGAPTPASTPGTPAKPGAPTAPSGTADPRVKPGAVVALEFPSLPKDHNGNVATCNVRIPEDYDPTKPVPLLVWIGGGKGGNTPNGGFALVDKGHYAIAGLPYPSTVPTPNTALDNPKDFDVIIDYHKAMLADVVKLLPNLDPKIRLVAGFSNGAHTIGTNLTRGEGYFIDLFNAFIIIEGGGRDIDAKKKLREKFAYLAWGNDAAKKGSKDYMANYVCKAVKDARLQVTDHEMDGVGHDFPESEKALVKTWIEKTVLPGLAAGPKKP from the coding sequence ATGAACAAGACCCTGGTTCCTTGGGCGGCACTTTCCCTGTCCCTCGCCCTGAGCCCCCTGGCTGGCGCTCGAACCTTCACCGACAAGAACGGCCGCAGCATGGAGGCCGAGATTGTGGCCAAACAGGGTGACCAGGTCCGCATCAAACGCACGGACGGCCAGCAGTTTACCGTGCCCGCCACCACTTTCTCCCCGGCAGACCAGGAGTACATTAGAGCTTGGCAGGCTCCGGGCGGAGCACCGACCCCGGCGTCGACACCGGGTACTCCGGCCAAGCCCGGCGCTCCGACCGCCCCCTCAGGCACCGCCGACCCCCGCGTGAAGCCCGGCGCGGTGGTGGCCCTTGAATTCCCCAGCCTGCCCAAGGACCACAATGGCAACGTGGCCACCTGTAACGTGCGTATTCCCGAGGACTACGACCCCACGAAGCCAGTACCGCTGTTGGTCTGGATTGGCGGGGGCAAGGGTGGGAACACTCCGAACGGCGGCTTCGCCTTGGTAGATAAGGGCCACTATGCCATCGCCGGCCTCCCCTACCCCTCCACCGTGCCGACGCCGAACACCGCCCTCGACAACCCGAAGGACTTCGACGTCATCATCGACTACCACAAGGCCATGCTCGCCGATGTGGTGAAGCTTCTGCCGAATCTGGACCCCAAAATCCGCCTCGTGGCCGGCTTCAGCAACGGCGCCCACACCATCGGCACCAACCTCACCCGCGGCGAAGGCTACTTCATCGACCTCTTCAATGCCTTCATCATCATCGAAGGGGGTGGTCGTGACATCGACGCCAAGAAGAAGCTGCGTGAGAAGTTTGCCTACCTGGCCTGGGGCAACGACGCCGCCAAAAAGGGCAGCAAGGACTACATGGCAAACTATGTGTGCAAGGCCGTGAAGGACGCACGGCTGCAGGTCACCGACCACGAAATGGACGGCGTGGGTCACGATTTCCCCGAGTCGGAGAAAGCACTCGTGAAGACGTGGATCGAGAAGACCGTGCTGCCAGGGCTGGCGGCGGGACCGAAGAAGCCGTGA
- a CDS encoding NADH-quinone oxidoreductase subunit I, translated as MATIVCQRPKLKWHERWFISTFLKGLRITLGHAIAIMRGRKKVTMQYPEEKWDANLPDHYRGAPTLVTDEHGRERCVSCQLCEFICPPRAITITPEEIPSEDKWAKVEKRPKEFKIDMIRCIYCGMCEEVCPEQAIFLRKDYAITGTSRAEMVHDKAKLYEIGGVRVGLVNKWNDLK; from the coding sequence ATGGCCACGATTGTCTGTCAACGCCCCAAACTGAAATGGCATGAGCGCTGGTTCATCTCCACGTTCCTGAAAGGCCTGCGCATCACGCTGGGCCATGCCATTGCCATCATGCGTGGTCGCAAGAAGGTGACCATGCAGTATCCCGAGGAGAAATGGGATGCGAACCTGCCGGATCATTATCGTGGTGCGCCCACGCTGGTGACGGATGAGCATGGCCGCGAGCGCTGCGTGAGCTGTCAGCTCTGCGAATTCATCTGTCCCCCCCGTGCCATCACCATCACGCCTGAGGAAATCCCCAGCGAGGACAAGTGGGCCAAGGTCGAGAAACGCCCCAAGGAATTCAAGATCGACATGATCCGCTGCATCTACTGCGGCATGTGCGAGGAAGTCTGCCCTGAGCAGGCCATCTTCCTGCGCAAGGACTACGCCATCACCGGCACGAGCCGTGCGGAGATGGTGCATGACAAGGCCAAGCTTTATGAAATCGGCGGCGTGCGTGTCGGCCTGGTAAACAAGTGGAACGATTTGAAGTAA
- the nuoK gene encoding NADH-quinone oxidoreductase subunit NuoK, with protein sequence MITLSHYLMVSGLLFAIGLVGVVVRRNIITIYMCLEMMLSAANLTLVAFSRFRLVEGLPDYNAQALVFFTITVAAAEVAVGLAIIVALFRAKQSVDVGAVEKMKG encoded by the coding sequence ATGATTACCCTCAGTCATTATCTCATGGTCAGCGGCCTGCTCTTTGCGATCGGGCTGGTGGGCGTGGTCGTGCGGCGGAACATCATCACCATCTACATGTGCCTGGAGATGATGCTGAGCGCGGCAAATCTCACGCTGGTGGCCTTCTCCCGTTTCCGCCTGGTGGAGGGGCTTCCTGATTACAACGCACAGGCGCTGGTGTTTTTCACCATCACCGTGGCCGCCGCTGAGGTGGCCGTGGGTCTCGCCATCATCGTGGCGCTCTTCCGCGCGAAGCAGAGCGTCGATGTGGGCGCTGTGGAAAAGATGAAGGGCTGA
- a CDS encoding NADH-quinone oxidoreductase subunit M, with translation MSPLEIIILLPLLAAIAIWLGAPARATALGASVVNLLLVLGLFIGYRGDASIEGKMAYINSHVVLSAPKIAFAVGADGISLTLALLTVLVTLAAVWATTSKEKLHYGASLLIASGALGAFLCTDIFFLYAFHELALIPTFLMIALYGHGEKRQAAWRITIYLGVGSLILLAGLLGVVWYCRPPSGELTFDLLTLLQHPLKGDAPYASFAPINFFVLLVGFGTLVSLFPFHSWAAPAYAASPTPVAMLHSGVLKKFGLYGLIRIALPLLPEAAKTPWVQHALLYMLLGNILVIGFVTIHQSRLDTMLANSSVMHMGYIFLGLAAGNAIGTNGAVLLMFGHGISVALLFMICGRLRNQLGTLEFAKLGGLAKNAPFLSLLFGIAAFASIGLPGLANFSGEVMIFFSTFESFKVAEGFTFLQVATIFSLWGVVMSAVYMLRAYRKLFFGQAASGLYVSDPGFGLRVPMILLAAALFIVGVYPGSLLQVIDASLKTLATLAAN, from the coding sequence GTGAGTCCTCTCGAAATCATCATCCTGCTTCCGCTGCTGGCCGCCATTGCCATCTGGCTGGGTGCGCCCGCCCGCGCCACGGCGCTGGGAGCCTCGGTGGTGAACCTGCTGCTGGTGCTGGGGTTATTCATCGGGTACCGCGGCGATGCGTCCATCGAGGGCAAGATGGCTTACATCAACTCGCATGTAGTGCTGTCCGCGCCGAAGATCGCCTTCGCGGTCGGGGCGGATGGCATCAGCCTCACGCTGGCCTTGCTCACGGTGCTCGTGACGCTGGCCGCGGTCTGGGCCACCACGAGCAAGGAGAAGCTGCATTACGGTGCGTCACTGCTCATCGCGAGCGGTGCGCTCGGCGCCTTCCTTTGCACGGACATTTTCTTCCTGTACGCCTTCCATGAGTTGGCGCTGATTCCCACCTTCCTCATGATCGCCTTGTACGGTCATGGCGAGAAGCGTCAGGCCGCATGGCGCATCACCATCTATCTTGGTGTAGGCAGCTTGATTCTGCTGGCCGGTCTCCTCGGTGTCGTGTGGTACTGCCGTCCGCCGAGCGGGGAGTTGACCTTCGACCTGCTCACCTTGCTGCAGCATCCTCTGAAGGGCGACGCTCCCTACGCCAGCTTTGCTCCCATCAATTTCTTCGTGCTTCTTGTGGGCTTCGGCACGCTGGTGAGCTTGTTCCCCTTCCATAGCTGGGCTGCTCCCGCCTATGCTGCCTCACCTACACCAGTTGCCATGCTGCACTCGGGTGTGTTGAAGAAGTTCGGTCTCTACGGTCTCATCCGCATCGCGTTGCCCTTGCTTCCGGAAGCTGCCAAGACTCCCTGGGTCCAGCACGCGCTGCTCTACATGCTGCTGGGGAATATCCTCGTCATCGGCTTTGTCACCATTCACCAGTCGCGCCTGGATACCATGCTCGCGAACTCGAGCGTGATGCACATGGGCTACATCTTCCTGGGCCTTGCTGCTGGGAATGCCATCGGAACGAATGGCGCGGTGCTTCTGATGTTCGGCCATGGCATTTCGGTGGCCCTGCTCTTCATGATCTGCGGCCGTCTCCGCAACCAGCTTGGCACGCTGGAGTTCGCCAAGCTCGGTGGCCTCGCGAAGAATGCGCCTTTCCTCAGCCTGCTGTTCGGCATCGCGGCCTTTGCCTCCATCGGTCTGCCCGGCCTCGCGAACTTCTCGGGTGAAGTGATGATTTTCTTCTCCACGTTTGAGAGCTTCAAGGTCGCTGAGGGCTTCACCTTCCTGCAGGTGGCCACCATTTTCTCCCTCTGGGGCGTGGTCATGAGCGCGGTCTACATGCTCCGCGCGTATCGGAAGCTCTTCTTCGGCCAGGCGGCCTCGGGACTCTATGTCAGCGACCCGGGATTCGGCCTGCGTGTGCCCATGATCCTTCTGGCGGCCGCCCTGTTCATCGTCGGTGTGTACCCCGGCTCCCTGCTGCAGGTGATCGACGCCTCGCTGAAAACACTCGCGACACTCGCAGCGAACTAA
- a CDS encoding complex I subunit 1 family protein, with amino-acid sequence MGSFLDSINLAYLIASAVKIVFFSFLVILPMVAYSVYFERRGSAVIQDRVGPNRTGIPLTLFGGKKDIPFAGLIQPLADGLKFLLKEDFTPSHVKKFYYWLAPTLVMVPALLTAVVIPFGSELDLSWIAGKLGLEGTWVHQAVPMVIADLNVGPLFTFAIASLGVYGIVLAGWSSNSKYPFLGAVRSSSQMISYEIALGLSIIPVLMIIGDLNLPEIARYQDKNGWLLLPFWGEGLTLGRWVLLIPIFISFVIFVISMFAETNRAPFDLPECETELVAGYHTEYSSMKFALFFMGEYAAMIIGSGLAVTLFLGGWSIPFGGLIEQWTGIQLTFKEGSTPLLLGLIHIVCFLAKVFLFILFFIWVRWTLPRFRYDQLMKLGWLVFFELALANVFLTAVLMLWFRI; translated from the coding sequence ATGGGTAGCTTTCTAGACAGCATCAATCTCGCGTATCTCATCGCTTCGGCGGTGAAGATCGTGTTCTTCAGCTTCCTGGTCATTTTGCCCATGGTGGCGTACTCGGTGTATTTCGAGCGACGAGGCAGCGCCGTCATCCAGGACCGCGTGGGCCCGAACCGCACGGGTATTCCGCTCACTCTTTTCGGCGGGAAGAAGGACATTCCTTTTGCCGGCTTGATTCAGCCGCTGGCGGATGGCTTGAAATTCCTGCTGAAGGAGGACTTCACTCCTTCTCACGTAAAGAAGTTCTACTACTGGCTCGCGCCCACGTTGGTCATGGTGCCGGCCCTGCTCACGGCGGTGGTGATTCCCTTTGGCAGCGAACTGGACCTGAGCTGGATCGCAGGAAAGCTTGGCCTGGAAGGCACCTGGGTGCATCAGGCGGTGCCGATGGTCATCGCGGATCTCAATGTGGGGCCGCTCTTCACCTTCGCCATCGCGTCCTTGGGCGTGTACGGCATTGTGCTCGCGGGCTGGTCCTCGAACTCGAAGTATCCCTTCCTCGGTGCGGTGCGCAGCTCCTCGCAGATGATTTCCTACGAAATCGCGCTGGGCCTTTCCATCATCCCCGTGCTGATGATCATCGGCGACCTGAATCTCCCGGAGATTGCCCGCTATCAGGACAAGAACGGCTGGCTGCTGCTTCCCTTCTGGGGCGAGGGCCTCACACTGGGCCGCTGGGTCCTGCTCATTCCCATTTTCATCTCCTTCGTCATCTTCGTGATCTCCATGTTCGCGGAGACGAATCGTGCTCCCTTCGACCTTCCTGAGTGCGAAACGGAACTCGTCGCTGGTTACCATACCGAGTACAGCTCGATGAAGTTCGCCCTGTTCTTCATGGGTGAGTACGCTGCGATGATCATCGGCTCCGGTCTGGCGGTCACGCTCTTCCTCGGCGGCTGGAGCATTCCTTTTGGTGGACTGATTGAGCAGTGGACCGGGATTCAGCTCACCTTCAAAGAGGGCTCCACTCCCTTGCTGCTGGGCCTGATTCATATCGTGTGCTTCCTCGCGAAGGTCTTCCTCTTCATTCTCTTCTTCATCTGGGTGCGGTGGACCCTGCCGCGCTTCCGTTATGACCAGCTCATGAAGCTCGGCTGGCTGGTCTTCTTTGAACTCGCACTGGCGAATGTGTTCCTCACCGCCGTGCTTATGCTGTGGTTCCGCATCTGA